From the Agromyces laixinhei genome, the window ACGTTCCCGTTCCTCGACCCGGCACTGGTGGCGGCGGAGGAGAACGAGTTGCCGCTCTTCAAGCGGACGCTGCACCCCGACCTGCCCGGGCTGTACTTCATCGGACTTCTCCAGCCGGTCGGCGCCGTGATGCCCCTCGCAGAGGCGCAGAGTGCGTGGGTCGCCGAGATTCTCGCAGGGCGCTATGTCGCCCCCGCCGATGCTGAGCTGCGGAGCCGGATGGAACGAGATCACCGCCGCAACAAGCGGCAGTTCTACCGTTCCCCGCGACACACCATGGAGGTCGACTTCGATCACTTCCTGTGGGATCTCGCGCGCGAGCGCAAACGCGGCCGCGGTCGCGCCGAGCGCCGTCCTGTCGCGACCCCGTCGCCGGTTCCGAGTGACGGGCCCTCGCGCCAGGCAACGGAGGTGCGAGCATGACCGGCCTGGCCGACCGTGTCGTCGCCGTGATCGGCGGCGCGAACGGTATCGGCCGCGAGACGGCACGCCGGCTCGCACTCGCGGGCGCCAGGGTCGCGATCGGCGACCGGGACGGAGCCGCCGCCCTCCGCGCTGCCGAGGCGCTGGAAGGCACAGCCATCGGCCTTGCGGTCGATGTGACGAGCACCGCATCGCTCGAGTCGTTCCTCACTGCGGTCGACTCCGCTTTGGGCCCGGTCGAGACGCTCGTCAACAGCGCCGGAGTGATGTGGGTCGGGCCGTTCGATGCAGAACCCGAATCTGCGGCCCGTGCGCAGATCGACGTCAACCTGCTCGGGGCGATCAACGCCGTGAAGGCGACGGCAGCCCGCATGCTGCGGCAGCGCTCGGGCCACATCGTCGTGATCGCCTCGGCGGCCTCGCTCCTGCCGACCCCCGGTGAGGCGACGTATGCCGCCAGCAAGCACGGCGTGCTCGGCTACCTCAAAGCCGTGCGGGCAGAACTGCGCGGCAGCGGCGTGGAGGTCTCGGTCATCATGCCGACCGTGGTCGAGACAGCACTGGCCGCCGGTACTTCCCCGGGTGCGGCGAAGATGCTCCAGCCGGCGGATGTCGCTCGCGCCGTGCTCACCACGATCACGCGTCCACGGTTCGAGGTGACGATCCCTGCCTACCTCGGTCCGGTCCGTCGCGCGATCGATATCCTCCCTGCCGCGATGCGCGACGCTCTGCTCCGCCGGCTCGTTCCCGACCAGGTGCGGGCGAGTGACCGCAAGGCCCGGCAAGACTATGAGGCGACGTTCCTGGATCGCGCCTGATGGCGGCGGTGACCGTCGGACTCGATGCACAGCTGCACCGCCGCAGTCCGCGTCGTTCGGCCTGGCCGGACGACTGCTGGTGAGTGCCATACTCGAAGTATGAGCGACGTAGACGAGCGACCCCCGAGCCGCCTTCTGACCGAGGACGAGTGCTGGCAGCGCCTCACCGACGCCCCGTACGGGCGCGTCGCCGCGAGCGCCGCGGGTGAAGTCGACATCTTCCCGGTGAACCATGCCGTCGATCACGGCACCATCGTCTTCCGCACATCGGCAGGTACGAAGCTGCTGGAGCTGACGATCCACCACGGCGTCGCCTTCGAAATCGACGGGTACTCCGACACCGATGCGTTCAGCGTCGTGGTGAAGGGCACCGCCGAGGAATTCGACCGCCAGTCGGAGGTGGCTGAGGCGGAGCGGCTCGGCATCACCCCCTGGGCGCCCGAGCAGAAAGACCGCTGGGTGCGAATCAGGCCGACCCACGTGGGCGGCCGCACCTTCCAGCGGCCCCGCGACTGACCCGGCCCGAGCCGCTCACAGACCCGGCTCGACTCCGGCGCGCGGTCGGCGCAGCACGGTTCGCCAGATCGTGACGAGCATCGCGGCGAAGGTGACGAGCCAGGCTGCGAGTGCGATCCAGATCTCGACGGAGCCGATCGCGTGCACCAGCGGCAGATGGTCGACATCGCCGAGGAACTGGGAGCCGACACCGTACATTCCCAGCGGGAAGATGATGCTCCACAGCGTTGCCTCGTAGCGCAGCGGCACTCGGTGGCGCACGTGACGCCAGTATCCGGCGATCACGAGCGGCGGAATCAGCCAGGTTCCGAATGCCCAGAAGAACACGGATGCACCGGCGATGAGTCCGCGGGTGGCATCCACCACCGGGGCATCGGCCATCTCCACGATGCGAGCGCCGGCGACCACGGTGATTGCGGTCGCACCCATCGCCACCCAGTAGGGCGGGGTGAGATCGGCCGGCCGGAACGGGTACGCCAACATCCGCACGCCCACGAAGACGCCCACCGCGCCGTAGAGGAATATGCCGACCGACCACGAGAAGACCGCGAGCAGCGACATCGCCGGCCGCATCGAGGCGGGCAGTTCCACTTGCAGCGTCGCCGCGAGTACCGCGATCGACTGGCTTGCCACCGCCCAGATGAACCAGGTGCCGTTCGCCGTGGCCAGCGCCCTCGCTGGCCGATGCTGCCCGAGCACGGCGGTCCACGGCACCGTGTAGCCGAGCACGATCCACGCGAGCGCGGCGAGGATCATCAGAACGAGCGATGGGGCATGGAGCTCCTCTTGGGCCAACCGACTGCCGAGCACGCAGGTCGCTGCCACGAAGGTGAAGAAGCCGAACGCACGAGCCGGATCGGCGAAGTCGGCGGCCATGGCCTCGCGGTGGCGCACCACGCGCACGACGCTCAGAGCGACCAGCACCACATAGGCGACGGCGGCGATCACCAGTAGCAGTTCGGAGATCGCCATCGCGTTGTTGGTGCGCATCGCCACCGACAGGATGCCGGTCGCCATCACCAGCGCGAAGTACCCCGGTGTGAGCCCGCGCACTGCCGCGTCGGCGCGTGAGAGCAGCGTGCTGCGGTCAGCAGGCGTTCGCGGCGGCGTGGACACGCGCTCAGAGTATCGCCCGCGGGGACGGCGGTTCGACGATCAACGCCTCGTCGTGGATGAACCACACGGCGACGCACCCTTGAATGTGCGCGCATCGGGCGCTGCAGCGCGGGGGCGCTGGATCATCGAGCGCGCACCCGGAACACGTGCGTGAAGCTCGACTCGCGCGGACTCAACACGTACGCATCGAGCACTCCGGGCCCGCATGCAGCTGTTCCGACGCCGTGCTGTCGGGCGTCGAGGGAGAGGTGGGTCCGCCCGTCCGCAGTCAGATCCGACTCATGCGACGCGGCCGCGAGCGTCGCCTGACTGAACGACCGAACGGTCATCGCGAACGGATCGCCCTCGATGGCGAGCTGCGCGCCCTCGAAGCCGAGGGCCAGTCTCGTGACGTCGGCGCGCGCACCGGATTCCTGCGGTCGCACGTAGTCCACGTGAAGATCAACAGGTGCGGCCTCGTACCAGCCGAACTTCGCACCCTGGCCGGTGTCCGGATAGGCCTGGCCCGGCCCGCGACCGCGCCAGGCCACCGTCTGCGCTTCGCCATCGATGACGAGCTCGAGCCCGATTCGGGCCCACGGCACCTCCCAACCGCCTTCGGGACGCACCTTCGTTTCGAGCGCGAGTGTCTCGCCGTCGCTCGACCACACGAAGTCGACCGAGATGCCATTGGCTTGATCAGCTGCGGCGTAGCGCATTCGGACGGTCAGCACCTCGCCGCCGTCGGAATCGGGCACCGCCACCATCTCGATGAGTCGCGGATGAAGCCGGTCGAGCCCGGTGTCGGTCCACTGCCGTTCCACCGGCACGCCACCGACGATGAAGTCGGCGACGCCGAAGTCGTTGTCGATCGGTGCACGCCAGAAGTTCGCCCTGAACGACGAGATGCGGAGGCCGTCGAGGTCGATGAGCGATCCGGTCGTGCGATCGAAGGCAGCTGGACCGAGCCGGGCGACGGCGGCATCGGTCACGACCACGGCCGTCGCCCGTGGGCGCGGCGGCGTCGGCGGCGTCGCAACGAATTGACCCCACGCGATCTCGTGGCCCGCTTCAGCCCATGGGGTCGCGGTTGCGAGGCGAGCGGACACGGTGACGATGGCCGGCCTCGAGCTGCCTCGAGAAGCATCGTCGGGCAACTGCACGCGCACCTCCTCCCCCGGCGCAAGGCTCGGCACGGTCAGCACACCGTGGGCCTCGACCACACCGTCCGCTGCGACGGTGTACTCGAAGACCACGTTCGATGTGTCGGCGAAGTCGAAGGCGTTCCGCACGTCCGCGCAGCCGGCGTTCACTGTGATGCGGATCGGCTCGATGACCTTCTTGAAGTCGATGAGACCCGGGCGAGGGCCCAGATTCGCATCGACGAGACCGTCGGCAACGAAGTTGCCGTCATGGATCTCCTCGCCGAAGTCGCCGCCGTATCGGAAGTGGTTCGCCCCCGAGGCATCCGTTGCCGAAATGCCGTGCTCGATCCATTCCCAGACGAACCCGCCCATCAACCGCGGGTAGGTCTCGAACAGGGATTGGTACTCGCTCAGCCCCCCGGGGCCGTTGCCCATCGCGTGACCGTACTCGCAGAGCACGAACGGCATGCGTCGTCGC encodes:
- a CDS encoding tellurite resistance/C4-dicarboxylate transporter family protein; the protein is MSTPPRTPADRSTLLSRADAAVRGLTPGYFALVMATGILSVAMRTNNAMAISELLLVIAAVAYVVLVALSVVRVVRHREAMAADFADPARAFGFFTFVAATCVLGSRLAQEELHAPSLVLMILAALAWIVLGYTVPWTAVLGQHRPARALATANGTWFIWAVASQSIAVLAATLQVELPASMRPAMSLLAVFSWSVGIFLYGAVGVFVGVRMLAYPFRPADLTPPYWVAMGATAITVVAGARIVEMADAPVVDATRGLIAGASVFFWAFGTWLIPPLVIAGYWRHVRHRVPLRYEATLWSIIFPLGMYGVGSQFLGDVDHLPLVHAIGSVEIWIALAAWLVTFAAMLVTIWRTVLRRPRAGVEPGL
- a CDS encoding pyridoxamine 5'-phosphate oxidase family protein, giving the protein MSDVDERPPSRLLTEDECWQRLTDAPYGRVAASAAGEVDIFPVNHAVDHGTIVFRTSAGTKLLELTIHHGVAFEIDGYSDTDAFSVVVKGTAEEFDRQSEVAEAERLGITPWAPEQKDRWVRIRPTHVGGRTFQRPRD
- a CDS encoding glycoside hydrolase family 2 TIM barrel-domain containing protein, with product MDRGSDRAEALHSPAPPNGTNAPRARLQTDAASRSLNGTWRFRLHPGIRQAPDDGWQAGRRLDGFGELPVPSSWVMHGHGSPAYTNIQYPFAVEPPHAPDANPIGDHVLEFDVGPEFLPSAVLRFDGIDSAATVWLNGIRLGTTRGSRLSHEFDASHALTQGRNVLAVRVAQFSAASYLEDQDMWWLPGIFRDVTLLARPVDGIDDVFVHADFDHRTSVGVLRIEATRDGESIEAEISVPELGLVTVSGTEHRIPEVHGWSAESPRLYEATISTPSETVTVQLGFRTVVVEDGRFLVNGRGILLRGVNRHEHHPELGRIVPRDRLEAELRLMKQHNINAVRTSHYPPHPDFLDLADRLGFYVVLECDLETHGFEHQAWQRNPADEPAWHDALVDRMRRTVERDKNHPSVIMWSLGNESGTGENLAAMSRWAKQRDPSRPIHYEGDQTCAYADVYSRMYADHHETELIGRCQEEPLADAELDAQRRRMPFVLCEYGHAMGNGPGGLSEYQSLFETYPRLMGGFVWEWIEHGISATDASGANHFRYGGDFGEEIHDGNFVADGLVDANLGPRPGLIDFKKVIEPIRITVNAGCADVRNAFDFADTSNVVFEYTVAADGVVEAHGVLTVPSLAPGEEVRVQLPDDASRGSSRPAIVTVSARLATATPWAEAGHEIAWGQFVATPPTPPRPRATAVVVTDAAVARLGPAAFDRTTGSLIDLDGLRISSFRANFWRAPIDNDFGVADFIVGGVPVERQWTDTGLDRLHPRLIEMVAVPDSDGGEVLTVRMRYAAADQANGISVDFVWSSDGETLALETKVRPEGGWEVPWARIGLELVIDGEAQTVAWRGRGPGQAYPDTGQGAKFGWYEAAPVDLHVDYVRPQESGARADVTRLALGFEGAQLAIEGDPFAMTVRSFSQATLAAASHESDLTADGRTHLSLDARQHGVGTAACGPGVLDAYVLSPRESSFTHVFRVRAR
- a CDS encoding SDR family NAD(P)-dependent oxidoreductase is translated as MTGLADRVVAVIGGANGIGRETARRLALAGARVAIGDRDGAAALRAAEALEGTAIGLAVDVTSTASLESFLTAVDSALGPVETLVNSAGVMWVGPFDAEPESAARAQIDVNLLGAINAVKATAARMLRQRSGHIVVIASAASLLPTPGEATYAASKHGVLGYLKAVRAELRGSGVEVSVIMPTVVETALAAGTSPGAAKMLQPADVARAVLTTITRPRFEVTIPAYLGPVRRAIDILPAAMRDALLRRLVPDQVRASDRKARQDYEATFLDRA